GAGGATGTAGGCGTCCCCGTAGATCAGCGAGGAGTTGGTCTGTTCCCCGGACAGCGGCCGGGCCGCCAGCGCAGCCGGGACGCTCACCCCCGGGTCGCGGTCGAAGCGCAGCGGGCCGAGCGTGCCCGGGGAGCGCAATCGTTCCAGCAGCAGGGCCGCGAGCCGTGGGTCGCCGAGGCCCTCGTAGACGGCCTGACCGGCGTACGGGCCCTCCTCGGGGCGGCCGATCAGCGCGGGCGCGAGGGCGGGCGGCAGCTCGGGGCGGATCCCGAGCAGCAGCTGGTAGCAGTCGCCGTCCACGTCGAGCAGTAGGTGCAGCAGCCCGGGCGAGGACCCCGGTGGGAGCAGTTCGGCCGCCGAGACCGGCCGCAGGGCGCTGATCGCGCGCCCCTTGCCCGCGAACCAGCGCTGCCGTGGCAGCCAGGCGCGCAGCAGCGGTTCGAGCGGGCCGAGCCGGTCGAACCGGTTCAGGGGTCCTGTCCGGTCGGCCGCCGGGCGGCCCGGCCGGCTGACCTGGCTCCGGGTGGATGCAGCCTCCGACATGGCATCGCGTCCTTTCCCCGGGGCCGTCATGGATTGCGCAGAGTGTCCCGGATCGCGGCAGTTGCTGTCCGGTGGTGCGTGCGAGTGTCGGGTCAGGATGGTCCGTACAGGGCGGCGATTGACCCATTCGCCGCCCACGGACGCGCACTTGGTGAGGTCATCGGCGCCGTGCCCGCGGCGCCCTGCGTCACTGCTCGGCGCGCAACCGGAACCAGTAGAAGCCGTGCCCGGCCAGGGTCAGCAGGTACGGCCATTCGCCGATCGGCGGGAACCGGACGTCACCGGTGAGTTCCACCGGCACCCGTCCGTTGAAGGACCGCAGGTCCAGTTCCGTCGGCTGTGCGAACCGGGAGAAGTTGTGCACGCACAGCACCAGGTCGTCCGCTTCGCCCTCGGTGGAGGGTGCCTCACGGAGGAACGCCAGCACCGCGGGGTTGGACGACGGAAGTTCGGTGTACGAGCCGAGACCGAAGGCGGGGTTCGCCTTGCGGATCTCGATCAGCCGCCGGGTCCAGTGCAGCAGCGAGGAGGGCGAGGACATCGCGGCCTCGACGTTGGTGACCTGGTACCCGTAGACCGGGTCCATGATGACCGGCAGGTTGAGCCTGCCCGGATCGCACGAGGAGAAACCGGCGTTGCGGTCCGGGGTCCACTGCATGGGCGTGCGGACACCGTCCCGGTCGCCCAGCCAGATGTTGTCGCCCATGCCGATCTCGTCGCCGTAGTAGAGGATCGGCGAGCCGGGCAGCGACAGCAGCAGGGCGGTGAACAGCTCGATCTGGTGCCGGTCGTTGTCGAGCAGCGGGGCGAGCCTTCGGCGGATGCCGATGTTGGCCCGCATCCGCGGGTCCTTGGCGTACTCGGCGTACATGTAGTCGCGCTCTTCGTCCGTCACCATTTCGAGGGTCAGCTCGTCGTGGTTGCGCAGGAAGATGCCCCACTGGCAGCTCGCCGGGATCTCCGGGGTCTTGGCGAGGATTTCGGAGACCGGATAGCGCGACTCCCTGCGCACCGCCATGAAGATGCGCGGCATGACGGGGAAGTGGAACGCCATGTGGCACTCGTCCCCGCCCTTGCTGTAGTCGCCGAAGTAGTCGACGACGTCCTCCGGCCACTGGTTGGCCTCGGCGAGGAGCACGGTGTCCGGGTAGTGCGCGTCGATCTCCGCCCGGACCCGCTTGAGCAGGGTGTGGGTGCGCGGGAGGTTCTCGCAGTTGGTGCCCTCCTCGGCGTAGAGGTAGGGGACCGCGTCGAGCCGGAACCCGTCGATGCCGAGGTCGAGCCAGAAGCGCAGGGCCGAGACGATCTCCTCCACGACGGCCGGGTTCTCGTAGTTGAGGTCCGGCTGGTGGGAGAAGAAGCGGTGCCAGTAGTACTGCTTGCGCACCGGGTCGTAGGTCCAGTTCGAGGACTCGGTGTCGACGAAGATGATCCGGGCGTCCTGGTACTGCTTGTCGTTGTCGGCCCACATGTAGTAGTCGCCGTACGGGCCGTCCGGGTCCTTGCGCGACTGCTGGAACCACTCGTGCTGGTCGCTCGTGTGGTTCATGACGAAGTCGATGATCACGCGCATGCCGCGCTGGTGGGCCGCGTCGACGAACTCCACGAAGTCGGCGAG
This is a stretch of genomic DNA from Streptomyces sp. NBC_00536. It encodes these proteins:
- the treS gene encoding maltose alpha-D-glucosyltransferase, translating into MMINDPVHDLFEDTPAKDRDPDWFKRAVFYEVLVRSFHDSNGDGVGDLKGLTAKLDYLQWLGVDCLWLPPFFASPLRDGGYDVSDYTSVLPEFGDLADFVEFVDAAHQRGMRVIIDFVMNHTSDQHEWFQQSRKDPDGPYGDYYMWADNDKQYQDARIIFVDTESSNWTYDPVRKQYYWHRFFSHQPDLNYENPAVVEEIVSALRFWLDLGIDGFRLDAVPYLYAEEGTNCENLPRTHTLLKRVRAEIDAHYPDTVLLAEANQWPEDVVDYFGDYSKGGDECHMAFHFPVMPRIFMAVRRESRYPVSEILAKTPEIPASCQWGIFLRNHDELTLEMVTDEERDYMYAEYAKDPRMRANIGIRRRLAPLLDNDRHQIELFTALLLSLPGSPILYYGDEIGMGDNIWLGDRDGVRTPMQWTPDRNAGFSSCDPGRLNLPVIMDPVYGYQVTNVEAAMSSPSSLLHWTRRLIEIRKANPAFGLGSYTELPSSNPAVLAFLREAPSTEGEADDLVLCVHNFSRFAQPTELDLRSFNGRVPVELTGDVRFPPIGEWPYLLTLAGHGFYWFRLRAEQ